The Fragaria vesca subsp. vesca linkage group LG2, FraVesHawaii_1.0, whole genome shotgun sequence genome includes a window with the following:
- the LOC101303087 gene encoding uncharacterized protein LOC101303087 — protein MDSRHASLGRRTLEEIRQKRAAERLSKTSSGPDLSQIPPIDVGGMRKSESANRLSENDVSTLVSQIRDLDRKNAELEEQNKNLASMLEQKEAGSGALQKRLNDLEESTVPSLRKALKDVAMEKDAAVVAREDLSAQLRMLKKRLKDAEEEQYRAEEDAASLRAELNMIQQQTMSGSLGALNSSANPPDQIQALENELANLKSELQRESMLRQQERQQLAEEQARASVLTSENQELQEKLAALSRKSSEESDKVASKGFSFEDKEILEKQMHDMAVVIEKLESSRQKLLMEIDSQSSEIERLFEENSNLSSSHQEAMSIAVHWENQVKDCLKQNEELRGILDKLRTDQAKGLLDSHNNGSNKTGSAEYTTEVLSIKDQLAKEQSKAEALAAEVLQLSARLQQTTQAFNGIARLYKPVLRNIESSLIKMKQDGPVTVR, from the exons ATGGATTCCCGCCACGCGTCCCTAGGCCGCCGAACG TTGGAAGAAATTCGTCAAAAGCGAGCTGCTGAAAGATTGAGCAAAACTTCTTCGGGCCCCGATCTCTCCCAGATCCCACCTATCG ATGTTGGAGGAATGCGAAAATCGGAGAGCGCAAATCGACTCTCTGAG AATGATGTTAGTACTTTAGTCTCTCAGATAAGAGACTTGGATAGGAAGAATGCTGAACTGGAAGAGCAAAACAAGAATTTGGCTTCCATG CTTGAACAAAAGGAAGCCGGGAGTGGTGCGTTGCAGAAACGTTTGAATGATCTG GAGGAAAGTACTGTACCGTCTTTGAGGAAAGCTCTCAAGGATGTCGCGATGGAGAAAGATGCGGCAGTTGTTGCACGG GAGGATCTCTCCGCCCAGCTGCGTATGCTAAAGAAACGTCTGAAGGACGCAGAAGAAGAACAGTATCGA GCTGAGGAAGATGCAGCATCCCTGAGAGCTGAGCTGAATATGATACAACAACAAACAATGAGTGGCTCACTTGGTGCGCTAAACTCAAGTGCTAATCCACCTGATCAGATACAAGCATTAGAAAACGAGTTAGCTAATTTAAAGTCCGAGTTACAG CGAGAATCAATGTTGAGACAGCAAGAACGACAGCAACTAGCAGAGGAGCAAGCTCGAGCATCCGTACTTACATCTGAGAATCAAGAATTACAAGAAAAACTTGCAGCTTTGTCTAGAAAGTCCTCAG AAGAATCAGACAAAGTGGCCAGCAAGGGATTTTCATTT GAAGACAAAGAGATACTCGAGAAGCAGATGCATGACATGGCTGTAGTGATTGAGAAATTGGAAAGCAGTAGACAAAAGCTTTTAATGGAG ATTGATTCCCAATCTTCGGAGATAGAAAGGCTTTTTGAGGAGAACTCTAATTTATCTAGTTCTCATCAGGAGGCTATGAGCATAGCTGTGCACTGGGAGAATCAG GTGAAAGACTGTCTTAAGCAAAATGAAGAGCTCCGAGGAATCTTAGATAAGTTGAGGACTGACCAGGCTAAGGGTTTGCTTGACTCCCATAACAATGGCTCTAACAAGACTGGCTCAGCTGAATATACAACTGAAGTTCTCTCTATCAAG GATCAACTTGCAAAAGAACAGAGTAAAGCAGAGGCATTAGCGGCTGAGGTATTACAGCTCTCAGCAAGACTCCAACAGACCACTCAAGCATTCAATGGGATCGCACGCCT CTATAAACCGGTCTTGAGAAACATAGAAAGCAGTCTCATTAAGATGAAACAAGATGGCCCTGTGACGGTGCGGTAA